A portion of the Methylobacterium currus genome contains these proteins:
- a CDS encoding AbrB/MazE/SpoVT family DNA-binding domain-containing protein, with protein MAFVTDVKLAANGRMLLPQAVREAMGITGETRIIVTVDGTDVRLSPITNVVSKLQALYRQHATQDADSAAFLDERRADDGDGQDASA; from the coding sequence ATGGCGTTCGTGACCGATGTGAAACTGGCAGCCAACGGTCGCATGCTCCTCCCCCAGGCCGTGCGCGAGGCGATGGGCATCACGGGCGAAACGCGCATCATCGTCACCGTCGACGGCACCGACGTGCGGCTGTCACCGATCACCAACGTCGTCTCGAAACTCCAGGCGCTCTATCGCCAGCATGCCACCCAGGACGCGGACTCGGCCGCCTTCCTCGACGAGCGGCGGGCCGACGACGGCGACGGTCAGGATGCCAGCGCATGA
- a CDS encoding PIN domain-containing protein, whose protein sequence is MSGVVFDTSAVIALLRGEPGAGVVAARVGQAAMSTVNLQELVKALLLRGLSRPVIEEMVQELRLDLHAHDREAAFAAALLTEATRRHGSGLGDRTCMALAIKLGVPVLTTDRAWANLRIPGLVVEVVR, encoded by the coding sequence ATGAGCGGTGTCGTCTTCGACACCTCCGCGGTAATTGCGCTCCTGCGTGGGGAGCCCGGTGCCGGGGTGGTGGCCGCGCGCGTCGGCCAGGCCGCGATGTCGACCGTCAACCTTCAGGAGCTCGTCAAGGCGTTGCTCCTGCGCGGCCTGTCCCGCCCGGTGATCGAGGAGATGGTGCAGGAACTGCGCCTCGACCTGCACGCCCACGACCGCGAGGCGGCCTTCGCCGCCGCCCTCCTGACCGAGGCCACGCGCCGGCACGGCAGCGGGCTGGGCGACCGCACCTGCATGGCGCTGGCCATCAAGCTCGGCGTCCCGGTCCTGACGACCGATCGCGCGTGGGCGAACCTGAGGATCCCCGGCCTGGTCGTCGAAGTGGTCCGCTGA
- a CDS encoding AbrB/MazE/SpoVT family DNA-binding domain-containing protein has product MASRSTTILEGGTLVLPADLLDELGLQDGDTVVLEVVHGELRVRPRDAVIAGIQALAREYVPDGVSVVDELIADRRAEAARE; this is encoded by the coding sequence ATGGCCTCACGGTCGACCACGATCCTCGAGGGCGGCACGCTCGTCCTCCCGGCCGACCTGCTGGATGAGCTCGGGCTCCAGGACGGCGATACCGTCGTCCTGGAGGTGGTCCATGGCGAGCTTCGGGTTCGCCCACGCGACGCGGTGATCGCTGGGATCCAGGCCCTTGCCCGAGAGTACGTTCCCGACGGCGTCAGCGTGGTCGACGAGCTGATCGCGGACCGGCGCGCCGAGGCGGCCAGGGAGTGA
- a CDS encoding type II toxin-antitoxin system Phd/YefM family antitoxin: MASFTLTDLGNKSGEVVEAAFRGPVDITKRGKRKFVLMTAEQFDRLSGVGSQRAHRAEDLRGAERDEILAGLDAVAQDDGRDD; encoded by the coding sequence ATGGCGAGTTTCACCCTGACGGACCTCGGCAATAAATCCGGGGAGGTGGTCGAGGCGGCCTTCCGTGGCCCCGTGGACATCACCAAGCGCGGAAAGCGCAAGTTCGTCCTGATGACGGCCGAGCAGTTCGATCGCCTGTCCGGCGTGGGCTCGCAGCGGGCGCACCGAGCCGAAGACCTGAGGGGTGCGGAGCGCGACGAGATCCTGGCCGGGCTCGACGCCGTCGCGCAGGACGACGGGCGCGATGACTGA
- a CDS encoding metallophosphoesterase gives MAPPILAPPEASVAKLWILSDLHLETLPDPDGFRPAPPAFDVLVAAGDIQEGDPGCGFAFLRRLAGDRPVVFVMGNHEHWNGLIDEDLALAGMLAERAGITLLDGTSAVLAGCRFVGTTLWSDYRLAGYLDPRTPTGEPVEVAHEGGSHLLTIGDAAALHRRARTALAARLEEDDGALPLVVVTHHAPHPNCIHPAQRGTWNAGNSASDLSALTDAGRAALWVHGHVHHAVDLVRPGGTRILCNPAGAGFSNPAFADGLVVALG, from the coding sequence ATGGCTCCTCCCATCCTCGCGCCTCCGGAAGCGTCTGTGGCCAAGCTCTGGATCCTGTCCGACCTGCACCTCGAGACCCTGCCCGATCCCGACGGGTTCCGTCCCGCGCCGCCGGCCTTCGACGTCCTGGTGGCCGCCGGCGACATCCAGGAAGGTGATCCCGGCTGCGGCTTCGCATTCCTGCGCCGCCTCGCCGGCGACAGGCCGGTGGTGTTCGTGATGGGCAACCACGAGCACTGGAACGGGCTCATTGACGAGGACCTCGCCCTGGCCGGGATGCTGGCCGAACGCGCCGGCATCACCCTCCTCGACGGCACCAGCGCGGTCCTCGCCGGATGCCGGTTCGTCGGCACCACGCTGTGGAGCGACTACCGCCTCGCCGGCTACCTCGATCCTCGCACGCCGACCGGCGAGCCGGTCGAGGTCGCGCACGAGGGTGGCAGCCACCTCCTGACCATCGGCGACGCCGCGGCCCTGCACCGCCGCGCTCGAACCGCGCTGGCGGCTCGCCTCGAAGAGGATGACGGCGCCTTGCCCCTGGTGGTCGTGACCCATCACGCGCCCCACCCAAACTGCATCCATCCGGCCCAGCGCGGCACCTGGAATGCCGGGAACTCGGCCTCGGATCTCTCCGCCCTGACCGATGCCGGTCGGGCGGCTCTATGGGTGCATGGGCACGTGCATCACGCGGTCGATCTGGTACGTCCGGGCGGGACGCGCATCCTGTGCAATCCGGCCGGCGCGGGCTTTTCCAATCCGGCCTTCGCGGACGGCTTGGTGGTCGCGCTGGGCTGA